Proteins from a genomic interval of Streptomyces sp. SID8374:
- a CDS encoding acyl-CoA dehydrogenase family protein, producing MTRLAQTAGLNDIQREILSTVRDFVDKEIIPVATQLEHRDEYPTEIVEGLKELGLFGLMIPEEYGGLGESLLTYALCVEEIARGWMSVSGIINTHFIVAYMLKQHGTQEQKDTFLPRMALGEVRGAFSMSEPALGSDVSAITSKGVRDGDEYVLNGQKMWLTNGGTSTLVAVLCRSDEGHSSQETATAPHKSMTAFLIEKEPGFGEVRPGLTIPGKIDKMGYKGVDTTELIMDDLRIPANRVLGGTTGRGFYQMMDGVEVGRVNVAARGCGVAQRAFELGVSYAQQRHTFGKPIAQHQAIQFKLAEMATKVEAAHAMMVNAARKKDSGERNDLEAGMAKYLASEYCKEVVEDAFRIHGGYGFSKEYEIERLYREAPMLLIGEGTAEIQKMIIGRRLLEEYRFQG from the coding sequence ATGACGCGACTCGCCCAGACAGCCGGTCTGAACGACATCCAGCGGGAAATCCTTTCCACCGTCCGGGATTTCGTCGACAAGGAGATCATTCCGGTCGCGACCCAGCTGGAGCACCGCGACGAGTACCCAACGGAAATCGTGGAGGGGCTCAAGGAACTCGGCCTGTTCGGGCTGATGATCCCCGAGGAGTACGGGGGTCTGGGTGAGTCGCTGCTCACCTACGCGCTGTGCGTGGAGGAGATCGCGCGCGGCTGGATGAGCGTGTCCGGCATCATCAACACGCATTTCATCGTGGCCTACATGCTCAAGCAGCACGGCACCCAGGAGCAGAAGGACACGTTCCTGCCGCGGATGGCGCTCGGTGAGGTGCGGGGCGCGTTCTCGATGTCGGAGCCGGCGCTCGGCTCCGACGTCTCGGCGATCACGTCGAAGGGCGTCAGGGACGGCGACGAGTACGTTCTCAACGGCCAGAAGATGTGGCTGACGAACGGCGGAACGTCGACGCTGGTGGCCGTTCTCTGCCGAAGTGACGAAGGCCACTCCAGCCAGGAAACAGCCACCGCGCCCCATAAGTCGATGACGGCCTTCCTGATCGAGAAGGAGCCCGGCTTCGGAGAGGTCCGGCCCGGCCTGACCATCCCCGGGAAGATCGACAAGATGGGCTACAAGGGCGTCGACACGACCGAGCTCATCATGGACGACCTGCGCATTCCGGCCAATCGAGTCCTCGGGGGCACGACCGGCCGAGGGTTTTACCAAATGATGGACGGTGTCGAGGTCGGCCGGGTAAATGTCGCCGCGCGTGGCTGCGGCGTCGCTCAGCGTGCATTCGAGCTGGGTGTTTCGTACGCCCAGCAGCGCCACACCTTCGGCAAACCGATCGCCCAGCACCAGGCGATCCAGTTCAAATTGGCCGAAATGGCCACCAAGGTCGAGGCCGCCCATGCGATGATGGTGAACGCGGCACGCAAAAAGGACTCCGGGGAACGTAACGACCTGGAGGCAGGGATGGCGAAGTACCTCGCCTCCGAATACTGCAAGGAAGTCGTCGAGGACGCCTTCCGTATCCACGGCGGTTACGGCTTCTCCAAGGAGTACGAGATCGAGCGCCTCTACCGCGAGGCCCCGATGCTGCTGATCGGTGAAGGTACCGCCGAGATCCAGAAAATGATCATTGGCCGGCGCCTCCTGGAGGAGTACCGATTCCAGGGCTGA
- a CDS encoding phosphatidylserine decarboxylase — translation MPDSPTSANRGGVRIARGASPWLLPTVATAALSLARARKSGRWAAAAVPTTALAAGMLWFFRDPEREIAEGRVISPADGVVQSIMPWKDGRTRVAIFMSPLNVHVNRAPLAGTVTSVEHIPGGFVPAFNKESENNERVVWHFDTELGDIEMVQIAGAVARRIVPYLPQGTKVEQGERIGLIRFGSRVDIYLPEGIDVAVEVGQATTAGVTRIDRS, via the coding sequence ATGCCCGACAGCCCTACCTCCGCAAACCGCGGCGGGGTCCGCATCGCACGCGGAGCATCGCCGTGGCTCCTCCCGACCGTCGCCACCGCGGCCCTCAGCCTCGCCCGCGCCCGTAAGTCCGGGCGCTGGGCAGCAGCGGCCGTGCCCACCACCGCGCTCGCGGCGGGCATGCTGTGGTTCTTCCGTGACCCCGAGCGCGAGATCGCCGAGGGCCGGGTCATCTCCCCGGCCGACGGTGTGGTGCAGAGCATCATGCCGTGGAAGGACGGGCGCACCCGGGTCGCCATCTTCATGAGCCCGCTCAACGTCCACGTGAACCGCGCGCCGCTGGCGGGCACCGTGACGTCGGTCGAGCACATCCCCGGCGGCTTCGTTCCGGCGTTCAACAAGGAGAGCGAGAACAACGAGCGCGTCGTCTGGCACTTCGACACCGAGCTCGGCGACATCGAGATGGTGCAGATCGCGGGAGCGGTCGCCCGTCGGATCGTGCCGTACCTCCCCCAGGGCACGAAGGTGGAGCAGGGCGAGCGCATCGGCCTGATCCGCTTCGGCTCGCGCGTCGACATCTACCTTCCGGAAGGTATCGATGTCGCGGTCGAGGTCGGCCAGGCCACCACCGCGGGGGTGACTCGAATTGACCGTAGTTGA
- the pssA gene encoding CDP-diacylglycerol--serine O-phosphatidyltransferase, which produces MTVVDPDTQADWVPEAGEASDTDAEDMPLSMRLSIADTLTLGNATCGFMAVYFTTTGILIPHLTGSEETGMARHSAATAVILMLMAAIFDLFDGLVARKLRSSPMGAELDNLSDLISFGLAPAYFVLVYGMVADDAHQRVSALAAIVVLLAVVLRLARFSCVTLKDGMFQGMPSPFGALTVVSIVLLELPFVPTLLAIIGVAWLMVSRVEYPKPRGILAVAMLSWIVGAMGLLAAWAFDAPGGQLLLQTGCALQVVLGAVIPLFATARRVNTFRDNRREARAAQLP; this is translated from the coding sequence TTGACCGTAGTTGATCCCGATACCCAGGCCGACTGGGTTCCGGAGGCCGGCGAGGCGAGCGACACGGACGCGGAGGACATGCCGCTCTCGATGCGGCTGTCGATAGCGGACACGCTCACCCTCGGTAACGCCACGTGTGGATTCATGGCGGTGTACTTCACCACCACCGGGATCCTCATCCCGCACCTCACGGGCAGCGAGGAGACGGGGATGGCCCGCCACTCGGCGGCCACCGCGGTCATCCTCATGCTGATGGCGGCGATCTTCGACCTCTTCGACGGGCTCGTGGCACGCAAGCTGCGCTCCTCGCCGATGGGGGCCGAGCTGGACAACCTGTCCGACCTCATCAGCTTCGGGCTCGCCCCGGCCTACTTCGTGCTCGTGTACGGGATGGTCGCGGACGACGCCCACCAGCGGGTGTCGGCGCTGGCGGCGATCGTCGTGCTGCTGGCGGTGGTGCTCAGGCTGGCCAGATTCTCCTGTGTGACCTTGAAGGACGGCATGTTCCAGGGCATGCCGAGCCCCTTCGGAGCGCTGACGGTCGTCTCGATCGTGCTCCTGGAGCTGCCCTTCGTCCCGACGCTGCTCGCGATCATCGGGGTGGCGTGGCTGATGGTGAGCCGGGTCGAGTACCCCAAGCCGCGGGGCATCCTCGCGGTGGCGATGCTCAGCTGGATCGTCGGTGCGATGGGGCTTCTCGCCGCTTGGGCGTTCGACGCGCCGGGCGGTCAGCTGCTGCTCCAGACCGGCTGTGCGCTCCAGGTCGTCCTCGGTGCGGTGATCCCGCTCTTCGCCACGGCGCGACGGGTCAACACCTTCCGTGACAACCGGCGCGAGGCGCGGGCGGCGCAGCTGCCGTAG